Genomic segment of Paenibacillus sp. FSL R5-0623:
GGCAGCATTTCCTTAGGCATCGCCTTGGTGGCAGGCAGAAACCGGGTACCCAGCCCTGCGGCTGGAATAATCGCTTTGCGAATACGCACACGAACCCACTCCTTTTGCTAGATACATATTTTCATATATTTAATGCTTCTGAGTGCTACGATGTTTGGACTCCATTATACCATCAACAATTCTCGAATATCCTGTTCGGATAAAGTCGTCGATCCCCCGTCTCCCGGTTCGATTACTTCGGCAATCAAGTCCTTCTTCCGCTGCTGGAGTTCCAAAATCTTCTCTTCGATTGTACCTTCGGTAACCAGACGGATGACTTGCACCACTTGTTTCTGTCCCATGCGATGGGCACGGCCAATTGCCTGTTCTTCCACGGCGGGATTCCACCATAGATCATATAATATAACGGTATCTGCCCCTGTTAAGTTTAGTCCGGTACCTCCAGCTTTAAGGGAGATTAAGAACAGTTCAGCTTCACCCTCATTAAATCTGTGACACATCTCGACACGGCTCTGTGCAGGGGTCTGACCATCGAGGTAGAAAAGATTCCTTCCCTGTGCCGCGAGGGTCTGACGAATCAGGTTCAACATGCTCGCAAATTGGGAGAAGATGAGAATTCGTTTTCCTGCAGCCAAACAATCCTCGACCGTTTCAAGCAACTGTTCCATTTTCCCGGAATCGCCTTGATATCCTTCAACAAAGAGGGCCGGATGACAACACAACTGACGCAAACGGGTAATGCCTGCCAGAATTTTGATGCGATTCTTCTGGAATCCGTTATCCTCCATGTCCTTCGATGCTTCATCCTGAAGTTGGGAAAGGTATGCAGCGTACAGTTTTTTCTGTTCAACCGTAAGCTCTGACCGCTGTACCGTTTCAATTCGATCAGGCAATTCTTCCAACACATCCTTCTTCAGGCGGCGCAGAATAAACGGACGCACCATCCGCGAGATCCGTTCCGGAGGAAGGTCGCGGAATCTTCTGTAACTTGGAAATAACCCAGGGAATACCGCTTCAAAAATGGACCACAATTCATCCAGCGAGTTCTCTACAGGCGTTCCTGTGAGTGCAAAACGACGCGGGGCCTGAATTTGTTTCACTGCCTGCGCGGTCTGGGAAGAAGCATTTTTGATTGCCTGAGCTTCATCCAGAATAAGCGTATGGAAGGTTCGGCCCAGGTAGGTGTCCAAATCCCGTCGCAACAGAGGATACGACGTCACAATTACATCTGCCTCGTCCATGCCAGAAAGCATATTGGCTCGCTCTTCTTTCTGACCTGCGGCAATCAGGACATTCAGATGCGGGGCGAACCGCGCAAACTCATTAGCCCAGTTGTAAGTCAGCGAGGCAGGCGCCACGACAAGTACCGGAGGATGAATGACCCTCGTTCGGATCGTCAGTCCATCCTGCTGCATCGTGGACCATAGGCCATCCGTATTCACTGAAGCCATCTTATCCAATGGGAGCCCATTTTTGGGATCGATGTTGAAAGTCGCCAACGTTTCACCGCCCCGTAATGATCCGCTCTCCCGGTATTTATCACCGCCCGTATGGTCAATGTTGTACTCAGGCTTCTCCTGAAGCACTGCTGTGATATAGGCGATGCTTTGCAACGTTTTGCCAAGTCCCATATCATCCGCCAGAATGCCGCCAAAACGATAATAAGCGAGGGTACGCAGCCACTGGTATCCGCTGTTCTGATAATCCCGCAGGATGGGGCTCAGCGCTTTTGGCAATGCAAAATCCATCCGTTCGGGATCTCGCAGATCATCAAGGAAACGTTTCAGGGAGCCTCCCCACTTCACATGACCGGAAACCTCATCCCTGCCTGGCAATTGTAACGCCCGAACAGCTGGCAGCCGGATATGGCTGCCTTTGATGTCATCTGCACCCAGCCCAAGTGAATCGGCCATGTGAGCGAAACTGTCTGCACCTTCATTTTCAAGTGAGAGAAAGACACCACTCTTGAGACGGAAATATGGTTTCTTTTCCACAATACGGCGCATGAGTTCCTGAAGTTCCTGCTCGTCCACACCTTCCATCTCAAATGAAATCTCCAGCCAGTCCAATCCTCTTCCTAGATCTGCTCGTACTTTCGGCGGTGTTGGATAGGATTGCACCATCGCTTTCACGGCGTTTGGCATATAGATATCTACCTGTTTCTCAAGCTCAGGCAGCAGATGATACATGACATCATAGATGGCATCTTCCCGTTCACTCGCCCAGACGCTACCATCACGTTCCAGGAAAGACCGATCAAGCCGTTCAATCAGATTCCGCTCTTTGTATCGATCACGCACCAAAATAACCTTTTTCTCTTCTTCATCTATCAGGTACTCTGCAAGTGGATTAATAACCATGACCTCATAGTCGAATTCCAGACGCGCTGTAATACGTTCACGATAGAAGTCGATGTACAGCTTCGGTGAAAGTTCCGGTTCCGCGATCTGTTCACGCACCTGTGAATCAATGGACAGATGTCCAAGCGTACGCAGTTCTGGTACGACATGCTGTACGAATTCATCCACCTGCTGGGTCGAAATATCAATGCTTTCCTTGATCCCATATGAGGTAAGTGCCGCGCTCAAGTCCTCCAGACTTCGCATCTGCATCGGCTCCAACATGTGCAACTGCCCTTCCACCACAGCGGCATCATAAGCAGGGAGAAGAATCAGCTCACGCAGTCCAGAAATTTCAAGCTGATATCCTTCATTCGCTCCCTGGGCGATCCGGTAAAATAAAGGAAGTACCCCCTCACCCAGTGTGAGTGGTCCATTGGCAAATCCCGTGCCCTCCATCCGGCTGTCAGCCTGTAGCAACAATTCCAGCAATGGCTTCCATACGAGAGGAGCAATCAATATATCCCGTCCGTCCGAAGCTCCCAGATAACCGGAGATGGATTGGCGATAGGCCTCCTCACTCTGTCTCATTCGAATAAGCATCGAGAGAATGGCCTGATCCTGCGGAGTGAAAACATGCATCAATGGATCATAGTGGAACAGCTTGGTAAATGACATGGGCTCGCCCTTCTCGATACAGTTCAGGAATTGCTTCACTTTCTGCACCACATACAGACGTTTGTTACCCACTTTCAACTCAAGAGCAAGTTTCCCACCACCCTTGTGAACCTGTGTCAGCTTACATATAAACTGAACCTGCAATTCTTCCCGCAGGGAGGAACGGCTGACAGGGGCCGTGTATTTACGATCATTTCCATGCAGCGGTCTCCGATCCTTGGCAAACATGGACAGAATCTGATCCGCCGTACGGTAAGAAGGTTTATCTGCCGAGCGGCCCCACCCCGAAGCTGAGCTTGGGCGACCTGCCTGGGTGAATGGAGACGCCGTGGGTTTCGAAGCAGTATTAAGCTGCTGGGCGGAATTGGCAGACGAATCAGGACGCTCCCAATGACTCTCTTCGACCAGTGTACCCACTCTGGAAAGAGTGCCTGGACCAGAGGTAGTGTCCCGCCTGGAATCGAATTGAGATGATTCTTTCCTTATCCCGTCATCAGCCTTTCCGGCTTTCTTTCCCTCCTCATTGTTCGCTGAGTGGTCTCCCAGTTCTTCCGCACGTTCGTGGATCGCCATCAGAACTGCAGCGACATGTTTGCAATAGTCATAATAATTTCCATAAGCGGGACAGTTGCAATAAGCTTCAATCTCGCCCGTTTCATCCAGATCCACCGTTACTTTATATCTTTTGGTGCCTCGGACTACAGCATTGTAATGACACTCATCCTCACTGACCACCAGATTGGTCACCCTGCCAGACAGGTTGTAATCTTCTCCCCGCTTAAATGCCGTGACTCCGCACAGCAATTTGATATCCATCATGGTGAATGGCGCCACGTGTTCCGCCTCCTTATGCACACTGACTGGTCGCTGACCGCTACAGTTCAGGCTCGTTTGATGCTTTCAATATTTCACGTTCCCTTTATAGAAAAAACCCCAAGAGCTCCTTGAAGCAGAGTTTGGGGTTCCTTCATGCTTGTAACTGTTGTTGTACCATACAATCGTTATTTCACCAATTGACCACGTGTAACGCCCAGTTGGTTTGTTGCTTTGAGTGTTTTCCAAACTTGTGTACCACTGATCTCGCCGCGCAGTGCACGGTTGTACAGATCGATAACTTCGCGTACCTGCTCCGGTGTCTCTTCCAGGAATTCCACACGGTAACGGGATACACCCAGATCCATAAAGTTGGTCAGATACTCGGCACCAGACTGTTCCACTGCATTGTACACCGTATTACGGCAACCTTCGTCCACACGTACCGGGTGGGACATGCCGATCCGGTCTTGCAGGGATGCACGCTGTTCCTCACAAGGACGGCCGCAGTTCGTGAAGTCCGTTCCTTCACTCATGAACGTACAATACACACAGTGCTCGGTATGGAACATCGGCAGATGCTGATGGATAACCACTTCGGTCTGACTTGTACGGGAGTGGCCCAGCAAATCAACCATTTGTTGAATGTTCAGGTCATAGGATGGCGTGATCCAGTCACATCCTGCTTCCAGGAACAATTCAACTGTCTTGTGATTAGCGATGTTTAATGAGAAGTCGCCGATCAGTTCCGGGTGCTTCGCATCCGGGTTTTCCATCCGGTGGCGCAGGTAGAAGTACAGTGCGCCTGTATTACGAACCAATACCGCATCCGGCTTCAGACGCAGGATGTTGTTATGATATCCGTTCTCCCCAGGCATATGAATACGCGGTGTTGCCAACGCGATCTTGCGACCAGCGGCATGCACAGCTTCCACGGCTGCCGGGAACTGCTTGATGAACTCGAAGTCGGCATAGATCATACCGATTCCCGCTTCAATCGCTGCCTCCACTTGTGGCAAGCTGCGGCAGAGCGCGGTCAGTTCTGCTTGACCGCGAGCGACTGGCGATGCCGGTTTAACCGAATCGCCGTACACATCTACCGCTCGTTTCACGTAGACAGGCGGTTTAGGACGTTCACCCGCGAGTTGTTCTACCGCCTGACGGCGAATGTTGTTCAACTCGCGCATTGGGATGATAACGTCACCGTGTAGATTGACGTCCATTCCTTCCAACTGGAACAC
This window contains:
- a CDS encoding DEAD/DEAH box helicase → MAPFTMMDIKLLCGVTAFKRGEDYNLSGRVTNLVVSEDECHYNAVVRGTKRYKVTVDLDETGEIEAYCNCPAYGNYYDYCKHVAAVLMAIHERAEELGDHSANNEEGKKAGKADDGIRKESSQFDSRRDTTSGPGTLSRVGTLVEESHWERPDSSANSAQQLNTASKPTASPFTQAGRPSSASGWGRSADKPSYRTADQILSMFAKDRRPLHGNDRKYTAPVSRSSLREELQVQFICKLTQVHKGGGKLALELKVGNKRLYVVQKVKQFLNCIEKGEPMSFTKLFHYDPLMHVFTPQDQAILSMLIRMRQSEEAYRQSISGYLGASDGRDILIAPLVWKPLLELLLQADSRMEGTGFANGPLTLGEGVLPLFYRIAQGANEGYQLEISGLRELILLPAYDAAVVEGQLHMLEPMQMRSLEDLSAALTSYGIKESIDISTQQVDEFVQHVVPELRTLGHLSIDSQVREQIAEPELSPKLYIDFYRERITARLEFDYEVMVINPLAEYLIDEEEKKVILVRDRYKERNLIERLDRSFLERDGSVWASEREDAIYDVMYHLLPELEKQVDIYMPNAVKAMVQSYPTPPKVRADLGRGLDWLEISFEMEGVDEQELQELMRRIVEKKPYFRLKSGVFLSLENEGADSFAHMADSLGLGADDIKGSHIRLPAVRALQLPGRDEVSGHVKWGGSLKRFLDDLRDPERMDFALPKALSPILRDYQNSGYQWLRTLAYYRFGGILADDMGLGKTLQSIAYITAVLQEKPEYNIDHTGGDKYRESGSLRGGETLATFNIDPKNGLPLDKMASVNTDGLWSTMQQDGLTIRTRVIHPPVLVVAPASLTYNWANEFARFAPHLNVLIAAGQKEERANMLSGMDEADVIVTSYPLLRRDLDTYLGRTFHTLILDEAQAIKNASSQTAQAVKQIQAPRRFALTGTPVENSLDELWSIFEAVFPGLFPSYRRFRDLPPERISRMVRPFILRRLKKDVLEELPDRIETVQRSELTVEQKKLYAAYLSQLQDEASKDMEDNGFQKNRIKILAGITRLRQLCCHPALFVEGYQGDSGKMEQLLETVEDCLAAGKRILIFSQFASMLNLIRQTLAAQGRNLFYLDGQTPAQSRVEMCHRFNEGEAELFLISLKAGGTGLNLTGADTVILYDLWWNPAVEEQAIGRAHRMGQKQVVQVIRLVTEGTIEEKILELQQRKKDLIAEVIEPGDGGSTTLSEQDIRELLMV